One Natronomonas gomsonensis genomic window, CGATACTGGCCATTGTCGAGCGATTAGCAACATTTAGGCGTGCGGGTCGGTAAGGAGTGGCAACCAATGGTCTCGACAGCGGAGAAATCTGTGTGATGACGGTCACACGGTGCTTGGATTGCCGGTATGGCTGTAGTGGCATATCGGCTGGATGGTGCTGGCCTCGGCAACCGTCTTGTACTGGCGGCGCACGACACGGGGCGGCATCGTCGCGGGTATCCTCGTCCCGCAGGTCGTCTACGTTGGGTTCAACTTCCTGCCGGAAGTGCCGCTCGGCCCCGTGACGCTCTTTACGGACTCCTACTTCGGCTGGGGGGTCTCCATCTACTGTATGATTCTCGGACTGCTCGTTACGGTGGTCGTCTCCGCCGTCACGGTTCGGTCGCCCGACGAGGATACAGACCTGTACTTCGAGGGGTTGAGCGCCGATTAAAAACGGAAAGCGTCGATTAGTCGTCGGCGGCCGCGACCGCCTCGCCGTGGCTCACTTCGTCGCCCAACAACTCCATGAACCCGGCCAGCCACTCGGGGTGGTCGGGCCACGCCTGTCCGGTGACGAGGTTGCGGTCGGTGACGACGCCGTCGACCCACGAACAGCCGGCGGCCTCACACTCGGCGCGAACCGCCGGATAGGAGGTCATCTCGTAGCCGTCCAGTACGCCGGCGGCCGCCAGAATCTGCGGGCCGTGACACAGCGTCGCGACCGGCTTGTCCGCCTCGAAGAAGTGCTGGACCGCCTCGATGACTTCCTCGTGGGTCCGGAGGTACTCCGGCGCCCGTCCGCCGGGGATACACAGCGCGTCGTAGTCGCTCGGATTCACCTCTGCCATCGTGGCGTTCAACTCGAAGTTGTGGCCTCGTGACTCCATGTACGTCTGGTCGCCACGGAAGTCGTGGATGGCAGTCTTGATTGCCTCGCCCGCTTCCTTGTCGGGACAGACGGCGTGGACTTCGTGGCCCACCATCTGCAGCGCCTGAAACGGCACCATAATCTCGTAGTCCTCGCCGAAGTCACCGACTATCATCAGGATGTCTTTGCCCATCGGTATCACCCAGCAAAACTACACCGACGAGAAGCATAAACGCCTCGGTGGGCTCCCACTCCGGTATCGAATCCGGTCCTCCGGGTTTCGGGAGTGAACCACTTAACAGGCAGTCGGTCGAACGCCCCTCCATGCAAACCCACATCGTCCCGGTCGGCTTCGATTACGACCGGCTCATCGCCCCGCTGGTGCGGGACCAACTCGACGTTGACCGCGTCGTGTTGCTGGAGGGGGCCGTCGGCAGCGAGGCCAACGTCGAGTACTCCCGGAACCTCGCGAAGAAGCTCGAAAAGGACTTCACGAACCTGCTTGGCGCCGAAACCGAGCGGTTCGTCGTCGAGGACGTCTACGACTACGACGCCGCATTCGAGCAGGCCTACGACCTCATCAACACGGAACTCGACGCCGGCGGCGAGGTGTGGGTGAACGTCTCGGCGATGCCCCGGACGGTCTCGTTTGCCTTCGCCACCGCCGCTCACTCCATCATGGTCGAACGCGAGGGCGACCGCGACCGCATCCACACCTACTACACGGTTCCCGAGAAGTACCTCGAAACCGAACTCGCCGAGGAACTTCGCGCCCAGCGTGACCTGCTGGAGGACCTCCTCGACGACGAAATCGACGACGAGCGCATCGAGGAGCACCTCGACCTCGCCGACGACTTACTGGAGGAGTTCGACGAGCGGGGCACCACCATCGGCGCAAAGCAGTTCGGCGACAGCCACATCATCGAGTTGCCGGTCGCCTCGTTCTCGAACGTCAAACCGTTCGAGGAACTCATCCTCTTCACGCTGGGTGAACACGGCGTCTTCGAGTCGGTTTCGGAACTCGCCCAGACGCTCGCCCGCGAGTTGGGCGAGGAGTACACCGACTCCTTCCGGTCGAAGGTCATCTACAACGTCGACCGCCTCGGTCCCGGCGGGAAGGGATACATCGAACAGGAGGAACACGGCAAGTCCTACCGGACACGGCTCTCCCGCATCGGAGAGCTATGGGTCAGGTCGCACGCCGACCAATCGGAGCTGTAATCAGCCGGTCCGAAACGAGAAATCCAGCGCCGACGCGGAGTGGGTCAACGACCCCATCGAAATCACGTCGACGCCCGTCGCCGCGTAGTCGGCTACGTCGTCGATGGTGATGCCGCCGCTGGCTTCGGTCAGCGCCCGGCCGTCGACCGACTGGACTGCTCGTTCGACCGCATCCGGGGCCATGTTGTCCAGCAGGACGATGTCTGCGCCCGCCTCGACGGCGTCGACGGCCGTCGAGGGCTCTTCGACTTCGACCTCGATTTTCGTCGCGAAGGAAACGCGCTCTCGGAACCGCTCGACTGCGCGCTCCATCCCCAACTCGGCGACATGGTTGTCCTTCACCATCACCATATGCGAGAGGTCCAGCCGATGGGTGTCGCCGCCGCCCGCGGCGATGGCGCGTTTCTCGACTCCCCGAAGGCCGGGCGTGGTCTTTCGGGTGCCCGCGATGCGAACGTCGTCGCTGACCTGATGGGCGATATCGACCGCCCACCGGGTTCGGGTGGCGATACCGGAGGCGTGGCCGGCGATGTTGACCGCGACGCGCTCGCCCCGGAGGACGTCCGTGGCGGGCCCCGAGACTCGAAGAACCGGAACGCCGGCTTCGATGGCCGTGCCGTCGGTCTCCCGATTCTCGATAGCCACGCCGAGATACTCGAAGACGGCTTCGGCGGCGTCGAGGCCGGCGACGACGCCGCCCTCTTTGGCGACGAGCCGTCCGGCCGTCTCGCCGGGCACGTCGTTGGTCACGTCGTGATGGCCGAGGTCCTCCCGGAGCCAGCGTTCGACCTGTGAGCGCTCAATCGGCATCGGCGGTCGGTTCCTCGACGAGGTGGTGACAGCCGCGCGATTCCTCCTGTTCGGCCGCCGCCCGTGCGACAAGCAGGGCGGTGACGCAGGCGCCACGGAGTTCGTACAGCGGACGACTCGTCCGGGTACGGGTGTAGGCATCGACCTCGCCCTTCAGCCGCCGGAGGACGGACTGTGCCCGTCGCAAATCATCGGGAGTGCGCTCGATGCCGACGTACTCGTCCATCACGCGCCGGAGACGGACGGCCTTCTCCTCGGCGAACCCCTCGGGAAGTGTGGGGTCGCGGTCCAGCAGTTCGGACGCCTCGATTTCCTCGGCGTCGAAGCCGGTGGCGGCCTCGCCCGCTCGAAGCCCCCAGACGAGGGCTTCCAGCAGGCTGGTCGAGGCCAGTCGGTTCGCGCCGTGGACGCCCGTCCGGGCACATTCGCCGACGGCGAATAGCCGGTCCAAGGAGGCCCGGCCCTCGGTGTCGACGGCGATGCCGCCACAGAGGAAGTGTTCGGCGGGGGCGACCGGAATCCCGTCGTCGGGGTCGACGCCACGTTTCTCGCATTCGGCGTGGAGGTCCGGGAACTCGGCTTCGAAATCGAGTGGAGTCACGTCCAGATACACCTCGCCCGTGCGGTCACGTTCCGTTTCGACGGCGCGAGCGACCACGTCTCGGGGGGCGAGTTCGGCGTCGGCGTGGTACTCCGGCATGAACCGCTCGCCGTCTCCGTTCCGGAGGAGGGCGCCCTCGCCGCGGACGGCCTCGCTGAGCAGGAAGGTGCCCTGTCCGTCCCTATTCGTCTCGCCCGCAAATGCGGTTGGGTGAAACTGGACGTACTCCATATCTTCGAGGTCCGCACCGGCCAGCGCAGCCATGGCGATGCCGTCGCCGGTCGCCGTTTCGGGGTTCGTCGAGCGACCGTAACACGCTCCGATGCCGCCGGTCGCAAGTACCGTCGCGCCGGCGAAACACGGCGCCCACTCGCCATCCTGCTCTAACATTGCACCGTGGACGCGCCCCTCGTGAGTCAGCAATTCGAGGGCAGCGGTGTCCTCCAGTATCTCGACGGCGTCGTGGTCGGCGAGATGGTTCAAAAATGGCGCCAGTAGGTGCTTGCCCGTCGAGGCGTCGACGTGGAGGATTCGGGCCTCGCTGTGGGCGGCCTCCCGACCGTAGTCGGGGGACTTCTCGCCGTCGAACTCGACGCCGAGGGTATCGAGAAACACGTCTTCGACGGCCTCGTCGGCGGAGTCGACCAACACGTCGACGGCCTCGGGGTCGGCGACCCCATCGGCCGCTTTCAGGATGTCGGCTTTGAACGCCTCGGGTTCGCCGCGCGTGACGGCGACGCCGCCCTGTGCCCAGTAGGACGTCGACTCCTCCGGTTGGGTGGCTTTCGTCGCGAGCGTCACGTCGGCGCCTGCTCGGGCCCCCGCCAAGGCGGCCGCACAGCCGGCGACGCCGCTGCCGACGACCAGAAGGTCAGTGGTGCGTTCGTTCATATCTCCAACATCCGTTCTAACGCCAGTCCGGCGAGTTCCTTCTCGCGCGGTGCGACTTCGATGACGTTTCGCTCCTCGCCCTCGGCCAGTCCCTCCAGTACCCACGTCAGGTAGTTGGGGTCGACCTGCCGCATGGCGTTGCAGTCCATGCAGGCGTCGCCACACAGCGGCACCACGTTCACCTCGGGATGCCACCGCTGGAGGTGGTTCGTGAGGTGGATTTCGGTGCCGATGGCCCACGTCTCGCCGGGGTCGGCCTCGGCGACCGTCTCACAGATGGTCGAGGTCGACCCGGCCACGTCGGCGGCCTCGACGACCTCTCGGCGACACTCGGGATGGACGATGACGTTGGCGTCGTCGTAGCGCTCCCGAACGTCTTCGATGTGGGCCTCGGTGAACCGCTCGTGGACCTGACAGTAGCCGTCCCACAGCACGATGTCGGCGTCGGCCACCTCGTCGGCGTCTTTCGATTCGGGGTCCCACGGGTCCCACTCCGCCGTTGAATCTTCCATCCCGAGGCGGTGGGCGGTGTTCTCCCCGAGGTGTTTGTCGGGCAGGAACAGCACCTTGTCGCCGCGCTCGAAGGCGTACTCGAAGGCATCGTGGGCGTTCGAGGAGGTACAGACCAATCCGCCCTGTTCGGCACAGAACGCCTTCAGGTCGGCGTAGCTGTTCATGTACGTGATTGGGATGATGTCGGCGTCCGGGGCCGCCTCGGTGAGTTCGGCCCACGCGGCGTCAACTTGCAGCGCCTCGGCCATCCCGGCCATCGGACAGGACGCCTCCATCGATGGCAGGATGACCGTCTGGTCGTCGTCGGTGATGATGTCGGCCGATTCGGCCATGAACGTCACGCCGCAGAAGACGACGTAGTCGGCGTCGGCGTCGGCGGCACGCTTGCTCAACTCGTAGGAATCGCCGATGAAGTCGGCGTGCTCGACGATTTCCCGCCGCTGGTAGTTGTGGCCGAGGATGATTACGTCCTCGCCCAGTTCCTCCCGGGCGGCGGCGATTCGGTCCGTGCGTTCGCCCTCGTCCAACTCCCGGTACTGTGGCGGAAGCTGTTCGAGGTTGTCGTACTTGAAGAGGCTGAGGTCGGTCTGAAGGTCGACCGTTTCCATTTCGGGCATGGGTGATACTCCGTGGGGTACCCTAGCCCACGGACTGCCATATTGATAAAATTTTGTCTTCAATAACTGATGTTGGTTGGGGCAACGTTCGCTACTGCGCTATCCGAACTGCGCTATTCAATCAAAAACCGGTGTATGCCGGTTTTTTAATCCATCACGGCCACGGTGGACTGTATGACCTCGGCCGAGTCGCTGTTCGTCGCGATTGTCGGTGAGAACCCCGTGATGCAGGCGTTCGTCGGGGGACTCATAATCGCCGGGTTGAATCTGCTTGGTGCGGCGCTCGTCCTCGTCTGGCGGAACCCCTCCGAGCGGTCGCTGGATACGGCGCTCGGCTTCGCCGCCGGCGTCATGTTGGCGGCGAGTTTCACGAGTCTCATCATTCCCGGCATCGACTTCGCGTCGGAGGCGGCGTACAACCCCGTCACCCTCGGCGGGGTCGAGTTGGTCGGTATCGTTCCGGTTCTCGTCGGACTCATCGCCGGAACGCTGTTTCTCGACCGTGCCGACGCACTCGTTCCGCACGCCCACTACCTCGTCACCGGGGAGCGACGGGCCGACGCCGCCGATTCAGACACCGACGGTCTCCCCGATGTCGACGCACGCATCGCCTCCGTCGTGCTCTTCGTCCTCGCGATTACGCTGCACAACATGCCCGAAGGGTTGGCCGTCGGCGTCGGATTCGGCTCCGGCGATTTGGGCGGTGCCCTCGCGCTGATGGTCGCTATTGGCCTCCAGAACATCCCCGAGGGGTTGGCCGTCTCCATCGCGGCGCTGAACGCCGGCCTCGATAGTCGGTGGTACGCGGCGGTCGCCGGACTGCGGGCCGGCGTCGTCGAGATTCCGCTGGCCGTCTTCGGTGCCTTTGCCGTCCAAATCGCCAGTCCCCTTCTCCCCTACGCGATGGGATTTGCCGCCGGCGCGATGCTGTTCGTCATCTCCGACGAAATCATCCCCGAGACTCACACCCGCGGCAACGAACGCGTCGCCACGCTCGGAACGATGGCCGGTATCGTCGTGATGTTGACGCTCGACGTGGTGTTGGCCTGAGTCGAGTCAGGCCCGATAGACGACTTCGCCGTCGACGACCGTCATCGAGATGTCGATGTCGGCGATGGCACCGGCGTCGACTGTCCACGGAGATTCCTCGAGTACGACGAAGTCCGCCCGTTTGCCGACTTCGACGGTGCCGAAACGGTCCTCGTCGTGGCCCGCGTAGGCCGCCCCCGAGGTGTAGGCTTTTAATGCCTCGGTGACCGAGAGTCGCTGGCTCGGTTCCGGGGCCGTCACCGCCTGCTGGACTCCGAAGAGGGGGTCCAACGGCATGCAGTCGCTGCCGAACGCCAGCGGTACGTTCGCATCGAGTACGTCCGCAAAGCGGTTCGATTCGGCGGTTCGCTCGGCGCCGAGGCGGCGCTCGTAGAGGCCGTCTTCCCGTGCCCACCGAAGGAAGTTCGGCTGCATCGAGGCGACGGTGTC contains:
- a CDS encoding DJ-1/PfpI family protein → MGKDILMIVGDFGEDYEIMVPFQALQMVGHEVHAVCPDKEAGEAIKTAIHDFRGDQTYMESRGHNFELNATMAEVNPSDYDALCIPGGRAPEYLRTHEEVIEAVQHFFEADKPVATLCHGPQILAAAGVLDGYEMTSYPAVRAECEAAGCSWVDGVVTDRNLVTGQAWPDHPEWLAGFMELLGDEVSHGEAVAAADD
- a CDS encoding HFX_2341 family transcriptional regulator, which encodes MQTHIVPVGFDYDRLIAPLVRDQLDVDRVVLLEGAVGSEANVEYSRNLAKKLEKDFTNLLGAETERFVVEDVYDYDAAFEQAYDLINTELDAGGEVWVNVSAMPRTVSFAFATAAHSIMVEREGDRDRIHTYYTVPEKYLETELAEELRAQRDLLEDLLDDEIDDERIEEHLDLADDLLEEFDERGTTIGAKQFGDSHIIELPVASFSNVKPFEELILFTLGEHGVFESVSELAQTLARELGEEYTDSFRSKVIYNVDRLGPGGKGYIEQEEHGKSYRTRLSRIGELWVRSHADQSEL
- the nadC gene encoding carboxylating nicotinate-nucleotide diphosphorylase, with the protein product MPIERSQVERWLREDLGHHDVTNDVPGETAGRLVAKEGGVVAGLDAAEAVFEYLGVAIENRETDGTAIEAGVPVLRVSGPATDVLRGERVAVNIAGHASGIATRTRWAVDIAHQVSDDVRIAGTRKTTPGLRGVEKRAIAAGGGDTHRLDLSHMVMVKDNHVAELGMERAVERFRERVSFATKIEVEVEEPSTAVDAVEAGADIVLLDNMAPDAVERAVQSVDGRALTEASGGITIDDVADYAATGVDVISMGSLTHSASALDFSFRTG
- a CDS encoding L-aspartate oxidase; this translates as MNERTTDLLVVGSGVAGCAAALAGARAGADVTLATKATQPEESTSYWAQGGVAVTRGEPEAFKADILKAADGVADPEAVDVLVDSADEAVEDVFLDTLGVEFDGEKSPDYGREAAHSEARILHVDASTGKHLLAPFLNHLADHDAVEILEDTAALELLTHEGRVHGAMLEQDGEWAPCFAGATVLATGGIGACYGRSTNPETATGDGIAMAALAGADLEDMEYVQFHPTAFAGETNRDGQGTFLLSEAVRGEGALLRNGDGERFMPEYHADAELAPRDVVARAVETERDRTGEVYLDVTPLDFEAEFPDLHAECEKRGVDPDDGIPVAPAEHFLCGGIAVDTEGRASLDRLFAVGECARTGVHGANRLASTSLLEALVWGLRAGEAATGFDAEEIEASELLDRDPTLPEGFAEEKAVRLRRVMDEYVGIERTPDDLRRAQSVLRRLKGEVDAYTRTRTSRPLYELRGACVTALLVARAAAEQEESRGCHHLVEEPTADAD
- the nadA gene encoding quinolinate synthase NadA, whose protein sequence is MPEMETVDLQTDLSLFKYDNLEQLPPQYRELDEGERTDRIAAAREELGEDVIILGHNYQRREIVEHADFIGDSYELSKRAADADADYVVFCGVTFMAESADIITDDDQTVILPSMEASCPMAGMAEALQVDAAWAELTEAAPDADIIPITYMNSYADLKAFCAEQGGLVCTSSNAHDAFEYAFERGDKVLFLPDKHLGENTAHRLGMEDSTAEWDPWDPESKDADEVADADIVLWDGYCQVHERFTEAHIEDVRERYDDANVIVHPECRREVVEAADVAGSTSTICETVAEADPGETWAIGTEIHLTNHLQRWHPEVNVVPLCGDACMDCNAMRQVDPNYLTWVLEGLAEGEERNVIEVAPREKELAGLALERMLEI
- a CDS encoding ZIP family metal transporter, with the translated sequence MTSAESLFVAIVGENPVMQAFVGGLIIAGLNLLGAALVLVWRNPSERSLDTALGFAAGVMLAASFTSLIIPGIDFASEAAYNPVTLGGVELVGIVPVLVGLIAGTLFLDRADALVPHAHYLVTGERRADAADSDTDGLPDVDARIASVVLFVLAITLHNMPEGLAVGVGFGSGDLGGALALMVAIGLQNIPEGLAVSIAALNAGLDSRWYAAVAGLRAGVVEIPLAVFGAFAVQIASPLLPYAMGFAAGAMLFVISDEIIPETHTRGNERVATLGTMAGIVVMLTLDVVLA